A single region of the Marinobacter nanhaiticus D15-8W genome encodes:
- the nrfD gene encoding NrfD/PsrC family molybdoenzyme membrane anchor subunit, producing the protein MAKRSQTALIPDMTHRSVTERIAGLIQDRKAPASWWIAFVISAALALMLLVVLWVVFTTGVGLFGINIPVAWGFPIVNTIWWIGIAHAGTLISAVLLLTRQRWRASINRLAEGMAMFAIACAGLYPLIHLGRPWFFFYLLPYPDTMDLWPQWRSPLVWDFFAISTYLIYTSSFLYLSLLPDFATLRDRAKHRFAQYFYAMLALGWRNSALHWARYEKANQVMAAVAAPIVVSVTGIISLDLAVSIVPGFHFTIFPPYFVAGALFSGFSTVALLAVVMRAMFGLKNLITRSHLDYLGCMMLVFALVVDYAYSQEIFTAFYSGDPNYFNVYYDRWTGPYAPIWWSMIFCNVVLVQLLWFKRVRRSPLALLCLAITSNIGMWLERFQIVFTSTHADFMPSAWDTAWPTTWDWLVYLGTLGLFVFLLMVFVRVAPLVSIHDMRLEIHGSKRHE; encoded by the coding sequence ATGGCGAAACGTTCCCAGACCGCGCTGATCCCGGATATGACCCACCGCTCGGTAACCGAGCGGATTGCCGGTCTGATACAGGACCGCAAGGCGCCCGCGTCATGGTGGATTGCCTTCGTGATCTCCGCCGCGTTGGCATTGATGCTGTTGGTGGTGCTTTGGGTGGTCTTCACGACCGGGGTTGGGTTGTTCGGGATCAACATTCCGGTGGCCTGGGGTTTTCCCATCGTCAATACCATCTGGTGGATCGGGATCGCCCATGCGGGAACGCTGATCTCCGCGGTGCTGCTGCTGACCCGGCAGCGCTGGCGGGCGTCGATCAACCGGCTCGCCGAAGGTATGGCGATGTTCGCCATTGCCTGTGCCGGGCTCTACCCGTTGATCCACCTGGGACGGCCCTGGTTTTTCTTCTACCTGCTGCCATACCCGGACACCATGGACCTGTGGCCCCAATGGCGCAGTCCGCTGGTATGGGATTTCTTCGCCATCTCGACCTACCTGATCTACACATCGAGCTTCCTCTATCTCAGCCTGCTGCCGGATTTCGCTACCCTGCGTGACCGGGCCAAACACCGCTTCGCCCAGTATTTCTACGCCATGCTGGCGCTGGGGTGGCGCAACTCCGCGCTGCACTGGGCACGTTATGAAAAAGCCAACCAGGTGATGGCGGCGGTGGCGGCGCCGATCGTGGTATCGGTGACCGGGATCATCTCGCTGGACCTGGCGGTGTCGATCGTGCCCGGTTTCCACTTCACTATCTTTCCCCCGTATTTCGTGGCCGGCGCGTTATTTTCCGGGTTTTCTACCGTGGCGCTGCTGGCGGTGGTGATGCGGGCTATGTTCGGCCTCAAGAATCTCATCACCCGCAGTCACCTGGACTATCTTGGATGCATGATGCTGGTGTTCGCCCTGGTGGTCGACTACGCCTACAGCCAGGAAATCTTTACCGCCTTCTATTCCGGCGATCCCAATTACTTCAATGTCTACTACGATCGCTGGACCGGCCCCTATGCGCCGATCTGGTGGAGCATGATTTTTTGCAACGTGGTGCTGGTGCAGCTGCTCTGGTTCAAGCGGGTGCGCCGTTCGCCGTTGGCCCTGTTGTGCCTGGCCATCACCAGCAACATCGGCATGTGGCTGGAGCGCTTCCAGATCGTGTTTACCAGTACCCACGCGGATTTCATGCCCTCGGCCTGGGATACCGCCTGGCCCACCACCTGGGATTGGCTGGTGTATTTGGGCACGCTGGGTCTCTTTGTCTTCCTGTTGATGGTGTTCGTGCGGGTGGCGCCGTTGGTGTCGATCCATGATATGCGCCTGGAGATACACGGGAGCAAGCGCCATGAGTGA
- a CDS encoding DUF3341 domain-containing protein, protein MSESSVFGILVRMPSAEALVEATRAAKRAGFRELDAFAPFPVPGLVEALGYRERMIAPLALVLGLIAAAGAFFMQWYASFDYPYVVGGKPLNSWPAFLPITFEVGVLTSVLTAVFGMLIRNGLPRPYHPVFNDRAFDRASSDGFFLLCPGASLVDVETCLEEHDVREIKELAP, encoded by the coding sequence ATGAGTGAATCCAGCGTGTTCGGCATTCTCGTCCGTATGCCTTCCGCCGAGGCTCTGGTGGAGGCGACGCGGGCGGCCAAGCGGGCAGGCTTTCGCGAACTGGATGCCTTTGCGCCCTTTCCCGTACCGGGGCTGGTGGAGGCACTGGGCTACCGGGAGCGAATGATCGCACCCCTGGCACTCGTGCTCGGCTTGATCGCCGCCGCAGGCGCCTTCTTCATGCAGTGGTATGCCTCCTTCGACTATCCCTACGTGGTGGGCGGCAAACCCCTGAACAGCTGGCCGGCCTTCCTGCCGATCACCTTTGAGGTGGGCGTGCTGACCTCTGTCCTGACTGCTGTTTTTGGCATGCTGATCCGCAACGGGTTGCCGCGACCCTATCACCCGGTCTTCAACGATCGGGCGTTCGACCGGGCATCCAGTGACGGCTTTTTCCTGCTGTGTCCCGGTGCAAGCCTGGTGGATGTCGAGACCTGCCTGGAGGAGCACGATGTCCGCGAGATAAAGGAGCTGGCGCCATGA
- a CDS encoding c-type cytochrome, whose translation MMCRVWMLGLAILMLAGCEQDMANQPRYEAYEAAPGWKHNQSALQPVPGTVPRGASLGPVPEDLPMPLTLDLLERGRQRFDTYCSPCHGRTGHADGMVVQRGFPAPPTLHSERLRSVALRHFYNVISNGYGVMYSYAARVPPEDRWAVAAYIRALQLSQHAAPQDLTEGLRAQLEGTP comes from the coding sequence ATGATGTGCCGGGTCTGGATGTTGGGGCTCGCCATACTCATGCTGGCCGGCTGTGAGCAGGACATGGCCAACCAGCCCCGGTACGAGGCGTACGAGGCCGCGCCTGGGTGGAAGCATAACCAGTCCGCCCTGCAACCCGTGCCCGGCACCGTGCCCCGTGGCGCCTCGCTGGGGCCCGTCCCGGAAGACTTGCCCATGCCCCTGACTTTGGATTTGCTGGAGCGGGGCAGGCAACGATTCGACACCTATTGCTCGCCCTGTCACGGCCGCACCGGGCACGCCGACGGGATGGTGGTGCAGCGCGGCTTTCCGGCACCACCGACGCTGCACAGCGAGCGTTTACGTTCGGTGGCCCTGCGGCACTTCTACAATGTGATCAGCAATGGCTATGGGGTGATGTACAGTTATGCGGCCCGGGTCCCGCCGGAGGATCGTTGGGCGGTGGCCGCGTATATTCGCGCCTTGCAGCTTTCCCAGCATGCCGCCCCGCAGGACTTGACCGAAGGTCTACGCGCGCAACTGGAGGGGACGCCATGA
- a CDS encoding SCO family protein has protein sequence MIRILLGTRRALAVGALLLLAALQAVAESGHDVKTAEQRLKQVAFEQRIGEPLPEDITFVDRYGEPVTIGQLVKGKPMVLVMSWFDCPNLCPMLLGRLAETAEKLAFGPDEYQVVTVSIDPGEGPEEAQAVQRRMASRNGELVANWRFLSGDQSAIDRLAAAVGFEYVYDAEHDRYAHPAGLVIVDPDGTINRYLFGIDPKAPDLRLALLDAGKGEVGSPVDQVVLRCYRFNVESGQYNLAVMRLLQASGGVFVGAMVVIFFWLRRRERS, from the coding sequence ATGATTCGAATCCTGCTCGGGACACGTCGGGCTCTGGCGGTGGGGGCGCTACTGTTGCTGGCTGCGCTGCAGGCCGTGGCCGAATCCGGACATGATGTGAAAACCGCCGAGCAGCGGCTCAAACAGGTGGCCTTCGAACAGCGCATCGGCGAGCCCCTGCCCGAGGACATAACCTTTGTCGATCGGTATGGCGAGCCGGTGACCATCGGTCAGCTCGTCAAGGGTAAGCCGATGGTGCTGGTGATGTCCTGGTTCGATTGCCCTAACCTGTGCCCGATGCTGCTGGGTCGCCTCGCGGAAACGGCTGAAAAGCTCGCCTTCGGCCCGGATGAATACCAGGTGGTTACCGTAAGCATCGATCCGGGGGAGGGCCCCGAGGAGGCCCAGGCCGTCCAGCGGCGGATGGCCTCGCGTAACGGCGAGTTGGTGGCGAACTGGCGCTTCCTGTCCGGCGACCAGTCGGCGATTGACCGGCTGGCCGCTGCGGTAGGTTTTGAATACGTCTATGACGCCGAACATGACCGCTATGCCCACCCCGCTGGCCTGGTCATCGTCGACCCGGACGGCACCATCAACCGTTACCTCTTCGGCATCGATCCCAAGGCGCCGGATTTGCGTCTGGCCTTGCTGGATGCCGGCAAGGGCGAGGTGGGTAGTCCGGTGGACCAGGTGGTGCTGCGCTGCTACCGCTTCAATGTCGAGTCCGGTCAGTACAACCTGGCAGTGATGAGGCTGCTGCAAGCCTCTGGTGGTGTGTTCGTCGGCGCCATGGTCGTGATCTTCTTCTGGTTGCGGAGGCGTGAACGGTCATGA
- the coxB gene encoding cytochrome c oxidase subunit II — MSEQSIVDPDIGLQLIPTEASDYATQVDHLYFGLLGLSALLVAILVGLIVVFGFRYRRSRKGPRKPRFSDRVGHRIEIGFAAGLTLLFLGLFYWGGHLYMHLYDDQQSDITVNIVGKQWMWKVQHPDGTREINTLHVPVGESVKLRLTSQDVIHSFSIPALRLKRDAVPGLYTTAHFVATKTGEYRLFCAEYCGNEHSKMRGRIVVLSQADYQEWLTRHGEGPSPAVAGRQLFQSHGCTGCHQDSAQTPAPALDGLYGRTVPLDNGSTIVADEAYIRDSILQPQKHVVAGFQPIMPSFSGQLSESEIFELIAYIKSLQPGEWNQDRASGAPQ, encoded by the coding sequence ATGAGCGAGCAGTCGATTGTTGATCCTGACATCGGCCTCCAACTGATTCCCACGGAGGCGTCTGACTACGCCACGCAAGTGGACCACCTGTATTTCGGGCTGCTGGGTCTGTCGGCGTTGCTGGTGGCGATTCTGGTGGGCCTGATCGTGGTGTTCGGATTCCGCTATCGCCGGTCGCGTAAGGGGCCGCGCAAACCCCGTTTTTCGGACCGCGTAGGCCACCGGATCGAGATCGGGTTCGCTGCGGGTCTGACCCTGCTCTTTCTCGGGCTGTTTTACTGGGGCGGCCACCTCTACATGCATCTCTATGATGACCAGCAGTCGGACATCACCGTCAATATCGTCGGCAAGCAGTGGATGTGGAAGGTCCAGCACCCCGATGGCACCCGGGAAATCAATACGCTGCATGTGCCGGTCGGCGAGTCGGTGAAGTTGCGGCTGACCTCCCAGGATGTGATCCACAGCTTCTCGATCCCGGCGCTGCGTCTGAAGCGGGATGCGGTGCCCGGGCTGTACACCACGGCGCACTTTGTTGCCACCAAGACCGGAGAGTACCGCCTGTTCTGCGCCGAGTACTGCGGCAATGAGCATTCTAAGATGCGAGGCCGCATCGTCGTGCTATCGCAGGCGGATTACCAGGAATGGCTCACGCGCCATGGGGAAGGTCCGAGTCCGGCAGTGGCCGGCAGGCAGCTGTTCCAGAGCCACGGCTGCACCGGTTGCCACCAGGACAGCGCCCAAACGCCGGCCCCGGCGCTGGATGGCCTGTATGGCCGGACAGTACCGCTGGACAACGGTAGCACCATCGTGGCGGACGAGGCCTATATTCGCGATTCGATCCTGCAGCCGCAGAAACATGTAGTGGCCGGCTTCCAGCCCATTATGCCGAGTTTCTCCGGACAACTGTCCGAGAGTGAAATCTTCGAGCTGATCGCCTACATCAAATCGCTGCAGCCTGGTGAATGGAATCAGGACAGAGCTTCAGGAGCCCCGCAATGA
- a CDS encoding cytochrome c oxidase subunit I, whose protein sequence is MTVASHPENHHREHDYPEHYLSSNWTLRGWLLTVDHKRIAWLYTVSITGFFFLGGIAALLIRLELITAPGDLLSAKVYNEMFSLHGIVMVWFFLIPSIPATLGNFLMPMMVGAKDMAFPKLNLLSWYIYTVGGIFTLAAVLAGGVDTGWTFYTPYSSLFSNTSVIAAATGVFVVGFSSILTGLNFMVTTHTMRAPGLTWKRLPLFVWANYATGLIMVLATPVLSVTLLLMGLERGLGIGIFDPALGGDPLLFQHLFWFYSHPAVYIMILPAMGVVSEIIACFSRNPVFGYKGMVLSIAAIALFGFVVWGHHMFVSGQSLYSGILFSFFTFLVAVPSAVKTLNWTATMFRGRIWFSAPMIYALSFLGLFTIGGLTGVFLASLALDVHLHDTYFVTAHFHYIMVGGAVTAYLGGLHFWWPKMTGRMYSELWSKVAALALFIGFNLTFYPQFLLGYSGMPRRYHAYPEAFEFLHVLSSLGAGVLAIGYLLPLAYLAWSLWKGPRAPANPWDAYGLEWRANSPPIEHNFTETPRVTGGPYAYD, encoded by the coding sequence ATGACCGTCGCCTCGCATCCGGAAAACCATCATCGGGAACACGATTACCCGGAACACTATCTCAGCAGTAACTGGACGCTACGCGGCTGGTTGTTGACGGTGGACCACAAGCGTATTGCCTGGCTCTACACGGTATCGATTACCGGTTTCTTCTTCCTGGGGGGTATCGCTGCGCTGCTGATCCGGCTTGAGTTGATCACCGCACCGGGGGATCTGCTCAGCGCAAAGGTCTACAACGAAATGTTCTCCCTGCACGGGATTGTCATGGTCTGGTTCTTCCTGATTCCTTCGATTCCCGCCACCTTGGGTAACTTCCTTATGCCGATGATGGTGGGGGCCAAGGACATGGCGTTTCCGAAGCTGAACCTGCTGTCATGGTATATCTACACCGTCGGCGGCATTTTTACCCTGGCGGCGGTCCTCGCCGGCGGTGTGGATACGGGCTGGACTTTCTATACGCCGTATTCCAGCCTCTTCTCGAATACGTCGGTGATAGCGGCTGCAACCGGTGTGTTCGTGGTGGGGTTTTCGTCGATCCTCACCGGTCTTAACTTCATGGTGACGACGCACACCATGCGTGCGCCGGGGCTGACCTGGAAACGCCTCCCGCTCTTTGTATGGGCGAATTATGCCACCGGCCTGATTATGGTGCTGGCCACGCCGGTGCTGTCGGTCACGTTGTTGTTGATGGGGCTGGAGCGGGGTCTTGGTATCGGCATCTTCGATCCCGCCCTGGGCGGCGATCCGTTATTGTTCCAGCACCTGTTCTGGTTCTATTCCCACCCGGCGGTGTACATCATGATCCTGCCCGCCATGGGCGTGGTTTCGGAGATCATCGCCTGTTTTTCCCGCAACCCGGTATTCGGCTACAAGGGCATGGTGTTGTCCATCGCTGCCATTGCGCTGTTCGGATTCGTGGTCTGGGGCCACCACATGTTCGTATCCGGCCAAAGTCTCTACTCCGGCATCCTGTTCTCGTTCTTTACCTTCCTGGTGGCGGTGCCGTCAGCCGTAAAGACGCTGAACTGGACCGCCACGATGTTCCGCGGGCGCATCTGGTTCTCGGCGCCAATGATCTATGCACTGTCGTTCCTTGGGCTATTCACCATCGGCGGCCTGACCGGGGTTTTCCTGGCCTCCCTGGCCCTGGACGTGCACCTGCACGATACCTACTTCGTGACCGCACATTTCCATTACATCATGGTGGGCGGGGCAGTTACCGCCTACCTGGGCGGCCTGCATTTCTGGTGGCCGAAGATGACCGGGCGAATGTATTCGGAGTTGTGGTCCAAGGTAGCGGCGCTTGCGTTGTTCATCGGTTTCAACCTGACGTTCTATCCCCAGTTCCTGCTGGGCTACAGTGGTATGCCGCGGCGCTATCATGCCTACCCCGAGGCCTTTGAGTTCCTGCATGTGCTGTCATCCCTGGGGGCCGGTGTGCTGGCAATTGGTTATCTGCTGCCGTTGGCCTACCTGGCGTGGTCGCTCTGGAAGGGCCCGCGCGCACCGGCCAATCCTTGGGACGCGTATGGATTGGAATGGCGGGCAAACTCGCCGCCCATCGAACACAACTTTACCGAGACTCCGAGGGTGACAGGGGGGCCTTATGCCTATGACTGA
- a CDS encoding cytochrome c oxidase subunit 3: MTEPAPAEQFDTLEQQRHAGLMGMWVFLITELLLFGGVFGAFTVFRVQHGEVFAEAAHHLDLMLGTINTVLLLTSGLTMALAEQAVGVRRRGLGVFFLLATILLGIVFLGIKAYEWHHEYTKQLLPVLDLPFNYPGEHPEVAELFFNFYYAMTGMHAAHMLIGIVILGVMAALIAGWRAPAKLDRQIHIVGLYWAFVDVVWIFVFTVLYLLRG; the protein is encoded by the coding sequence ATGACTGAACCCGCCCCGGCCGAACAGTTCGATACCCTGGAGCAGCAACGCCATGCCGGGCTGATGGGGATGTGGGTGTTCCTGATTACCGAGCTTCTGCTGTTTGGTGGCGTGTTCGGCGCCTTTACCGTGTTCCGGGTCCAGCATGGCGAGGTCTTCGCCGAAGCGGCGCATCATCTGGATCTCATGCTCGGGACCATCAATACGGTGCTGTTGCTGACCAGCGGCCTGACGATGGCGTTGGCGGAGCAGGCGGTCGGGGTGAGGCGCCGCGGACTGGGCGTGTTTTTTCTCCTGGCCACGATCCTGCTGGGCATCGTGTTTCTCGGCATCAAGGCTTACGAGTGGCACCACGAATACACCAAGCAACTGCTGCCGGTGCTGGACCTGCCTTTCAACTACCCGGGCGAGCACCCGGAGGTAGCGGAACTGTTCTTTAATTTCTATTACGCCATGACCGGGATGCATGCTGCCCATATGCTGATCGGCATCGTCATCCTCGGCGTGATGGCGGCGCTGATCGCCGGCTGGCGTGCACCTGCCAAGCTGGATCGGCAGATCCATATCGTCGGTCTTTACTGGGCTTTCGTCGACGTGGTCTGGATCTTCGTATTCACCGTTCTCTACCTGCTGCGGGGCTGA
- a CDS encoding caa(3)-type oxidase subunit IV: protein MNYRLMVLTWVGVLVLLGISLLGVSMTSGPVQYVISLSCAALMAALVMTFFMRLRSAEALIRLFALGGFLWLSFLIILFLADYLTR from the coding sequence ATGAACTATCGACTGATGGTGCTGACGTGGGTGGGTGTGCTGGTTTTGCTTGGAATCAGCCTGCTGGGTGTCAGTATGACCTCCGGCCCGGTCCAGTATGTGATAAGTCTGTCCTGCGCGGCGCTCATGGCGGCCCTGGTGATGACATTCTTTATGCGTCTGCGTTCAGCCGAGGCTCTGATCCGACTTTTCGCGCTGGGCGGCTTCCTCTGGTTGAGCTTCCTGATCATCCTCTTCCTGGCCGATTACCTGACCCGCTAG
- a CDS encoding nucleobase:cation symporter-2 family protein, translated as MTSSPDPQSELLYGLDDRPPVPAALLAALQHMLASFVAIITPTLIIGGTLGLGSEIPYLISMALVVSGVGTFIQARRFGPVGSGLMALQGTSFAFLSSILAAGFIAKAKGGGPDEILSLIFGVCFFGAFVEIVLSQFLHKLKTFINPLVTGIVITTIGLSLIKVGVTDLAGGFNAPDFGSLTNLALGGGVLLLIIIMNQSRNMYLRSGAIFVGLVVGFLVAIGMGKVDFSGLSELDWYALPVPFKYGISFDFAAFLPVALIYLITTIEASGDLTATSMISKQPISGDKYRQRIRAGVLADGVNSAIAAVFNTFPNTTFSQNNGVIQLTGIASRYVAYWIAGILVLLGLFPIIGGVLQQLPKPVLGGATLVMFGTVAAAGIRILATVNMDRRSMLIMAVAFGLGLGVDSVPDLFKNLPEMAQNVMGSAVTMSGLSALILNTVLSGRPVEDVEVPAKDPATSV; from the coding sequence ATGACCTCAAGCCCCGATCCCCAGTCGGAACTCCTGTATGGGTTGGACGACAGGCCGCCAGTGCCGGCGGCGTTGCTGGCCGCCTTACAACATATGCTGGCGAGCTTCGTTGCCATTATCACGCCGACCCTGATTATTGGGGGCACCCTGGGGCTTGGGTCTGAAATTCCGTACCTGATCAGTATGGCCCTGGTGGTGTCGGGTGTCGGGACGTTTATCCAGGCGCGGCGGTTCGGGCCGGTCGGGTCAGGGTTGATGGCGCTGCAGGGCACCAGTTTCGCCTTCCTGAGCTCGATCCTGGCGGCCGGCTTCATTGCCAAGGCAAAGGGGGGCGGGCCGGACGAAATCCTCAGTCTGATCTTCGGCGTCTGTTTCTTCGGCGCCTTTGTCGAGATCGTGTTGAGTCAGTTCCTGCACAAGCTCAAGACGTTCATCAACCCGCTGGTGACCGGCATCGTCATCACCACCATCGGTCTATCGCTGATCAAGGTCGGCGTGACTGACCTGGCCGGTGGTTTCAACGCGCCGGACTTCGGAAGCCTGACCAATCTGGCTTTAGGCGGTGGCGTGCTGCTGCTTATTATCATCATGAACCAGAGCCGAAACATGTACCTGCGCTCCGGTGCCATTTTCGTGGGTCTGGTGGTCGGCTTCCTGGTTGCGATTGGCATGGGCAAGGTGGATTTTTCCGGGCTGTCCGAGCTGGACTGGTACGCGCTGCCGGTTCCGTTCAAGTACGGCATCTCCTTCGACTTTGCCGCCTTCCTACCGGTCGCGCTGATCTACCTGATTACCACCATAGAGGCGTCCGGCGACCTGACGGCCACATCCATGATTTCCAAGCAGCCGATCAGCGGTGACAAATATCGCCAGCGTATTCGCGCCGGAGTATTGGCCGACGGCGTCAATTCGGCCATCGCCGCGGTGTTCAATACCTTCCCAAACACGACGTTCAGTCAGAACAACGGCGTTATCCAGCTGACCGGTATCGCCAGTCGCTATGTGGCTTACTGGATCGCTGGAATCCTGGTCTTGCTGGGCTTGTTTCCGATCATCGGTGGGGTATTACAGCAATTGCCCAAGCCGGTGCTTGGTGGGGCCACGCTGGTGATGTTCGGTACGGTGGCGGCCGCCGGTATTCGTATCCTTGCAACGGTAAACATGGACCGCCGTAGCATGCTGATCATGGCCGTCGCATTCGGCCTTGGCCTCGGCGTCGACTCCGTACCTGACCTGTTCAAGAACCTGCCGGAAATGGCGCAGAACGTAATGGGCTCAGCGGTCACCATGAGTGGATTGTCGGCGCTGATCCTCAATACCGTCCTGTCCGGACGACCCGTGGAGGACGTCGAAGTGCCCGCCAAAGACCCGGCCACATCGGTTTGA
- a CDS encoding type 1 glutamine amidotransferase domain-containing protein yields MTAPLHGKKVAFLCTDGVEQIELTRPWKDLEGAGATLELVSLESGQVQGYNHLDKADTFRVDRAINDADGDDYDALVLPGGVANPDDLRTNERAVAFVRDFMEKGKTVAAICHAPWTLVEAGVLKDRTLTSFPSVKTDIKNAGGHWVDEQVQVDKNLITSRKPDDLDAFCAKIIEIMSPAA; encoded by the coding sequence ATGACAGCCCCACTGCACGGAAAGAAAGTGGCATTCCTTTGCACCGATGGCGTTGAACAGATCGAGCTGACACGCCCCTGGAAAGACCTCGAGGGTGCCGGTGCGACACTAGAACTGGTATCCCTGGAGAGCGGCCAGGTCCAGGGCTATAACCATCTCGACAAGGCCGACACCTTCCGGGTCGATCGTGCCATCAACGATGCGGATGGCGACGATTACGACGCTCTGGTCCTTCCCGGTGGCGTGGCCAATCCGGACGATCTTCGCACCAACGAGCGCGCCGTCGCCTTCGTACGCGACTTCATGGAGAAGGGAAAGACCGTCGCGGCAATCTGCCATGCGCCATGGACGCTCGTCGAAGCCGGTGTGCTGAAAGACCGCACGCTCACCTCATTCCCCAGCGTAAAAACGGACATCAAGAACGCTGGCGGCCATTGGGTCGACGAACAGGTCCAGGTGGACAAGAACCTGATTACCAGTCGCAAGCCGGACGATCTCGACGCGTTCTGCGCCAAGATCATCGAGATAATGTCGCCCGCCGCGTGA
- a CDS encoding AI-2E family transporter yields MDTNNNAGKSENPDAADDEWGAEGESDSENADAARPAPNGGTQPPPGEADGDDQPPVLIGPINIRSIALVILTTIVAIYFINWAQAILLPLVVSVLISYALDPLVSFFDRFRFPRPLSAALILSLLVGILAISSVPLKEEAVAMLDKVPVAVERFQRTSGNVPQEESMVEKAQKAAKKIEETADQNQGANTDTPRGVTPVMIVDTPVDLRQYLVQGSSAAIVLVTQVFSVLLLVFFLLSVGSLYKRKVVRLSGPSFGRMRRAVWILNDFHQQIRRFLFVMLLSGIFVGVLTWLAFLLMGVEQSALWGVLAGVASAIPYLGPFLVLVGSSVAAFIQFGEIDIALIVGGISLVITSIQGYLLTPWLTSQVSSLNAVAIFVGLLFWGWLWGPVGLVIAMPILMIIKSMCDHIANLRSVGELLGK; encoded by the coding sequence ATGGATACGAACAACAACGCCGGTAAATCAGAAAATCCAGACGCGGCCGATGACGAATGGGGCGCCGAGGGAGAAAGCGACTCCGAAAATGCCGATGCTGCGAGACCAGCGCCGAACGGAGGAACACAACCTCCGCCTGGCGAAGCAGATGGCGATGACCAGCCACCCGTTCTGATCGGACCCATCAATATCCGCAGCATCGCGCTGGTTATCCTGACGACGATTGTCGCGATCTATTTTATCAACTGGGCCCAAGCCATCCTGCTGCCGTTGGTGGTCAGCGTATTGATCAGCTATGCACTGGATCCTTTGGTCTCTTTCTTCGACCGCTTCCGTTTTCCCCGCCCGCTGAGCGCCGCCCTTATCCTGTCGTTATTAGTCGGTATTCTCGCGATCTCAAGCGTTCCGCTTAAGGAAGAGGCAGTGGCCATGCTCGATAAGGTGCCTGTGGCTGTGGAGCGTTTCCAGCGAACGTCTGGGAATGTCCCGCAAGAGGAAAGCATGGTCGAAAAGGCCCAGAAGGCCGCCAAGAAGATCGAAGAAACGGCAGATCAGAATCAGGGCGCTAACACCGATACGCCGAGAGGGGTAACGCCGGTCATGATCGTCGATACGCCGGTGGACCTGAGGCAGTACCTGGTGCAGGGGTCCTCTGCCGCGATCGTTCTTGTGACCCAGGTCTTTTCCGTGCTGCTGCTGGTTTTCTTCTTGTTGTCGGTGGGGTCTCTCTACAAGCGTAAGGTGGTCCGGTTGTCCGGCCCATCGTTCGGCCGGATGCGTCGCGCGGTATGGATTCTCAACGATTTTCATCAGCAGATACGACGCTTCCTGTTCGTCATGTTGCTGAGCGGCATTTTTGTAGGCGTCCTGACCTGGCTGGCCTTCCTGTTGATGGGGGTTGAACAGTCGGCGCTTTGGGGTGTGCTGGCGGGCGTGGCCAGCGCGATCCCTTATCTGGGTCCGTTCCTGGTCCTGGTCGGGTCGAGCGTCGCGGCATTTATCCAGTTTGGTGAAATCGACATCGCGCTTATCGTGGGTGGTATATCTCTTGTGATAACAAGTATCCAGGGCTATCTGCTAACGCCCTGGCTCACCAGTCAAGTATCCAGCTTGAACGCCGTGGCTATCTTTGTGGGGCTCCTGTTCTGGGGCTGGCTCTGGGGACCGGTAGGTTTGGTGATCGCCATGCCCATCCTGATGATCATCAAGTCCATGTGCGATCACATCGCCAATCTACGGTCCGTAGGGGAGTTGCTCGGCAAATAG
- a CDS encoding MgtC/SapB family protein, with protein sequence MDTEIPWLDMLIRLSTAAGLALILGLERELQGKPAGLRSHMLVAIGAAAFIMVGMDIMFSTAEGDPSARIDPTRIVEGVINGIGFLGAGSIIQSRGNIQGITTGASIWTSGAIGVACGIGNLVLAAMVTAMAIVIMVALGWFERDVMKDEKKA encoded by the coding sequence ATGGATACGGAAATTCCCTGGCTCGATATGTTAATCCGCCTGTCTACAGCCGCAGGCCTGGCGCTTATCCTGGGACTTGAAAGGGAACTTCAAGGCAAGCCGGCAGGGTTGCGCTCCCATATGCTGGTAGCCATAGGCGCCGCCGCTTTCATCATGGTGGGCATGGACATCATGTTCTCCACGGCGGAGGGTGATCCGTCGGCGCGTATCGATCCGACGCGGATTGTCGAGGGCGTCATCAACGGCATCGGCTTCCTGGGCGCCGGCAGCATTATCCAGAGCCGTGGCAATATTCAGGGCATCACCACCGGTGCATCGATCTGGACCTCTGGCGCTATCGGCGTCGCCTGCGGCATCGGCAACCTGGTGCTGGCAGCAATGGTAACGGCCATGGCTATCGTGATCATGGTGGCGCTGGGCTGGTTCGAACGCGATGTTATGAAGGATGAAAAGAAAGCCTGA